The Arachis hypogaea cultivar Tifrunner chromosome 19, arahy.Tifrunner.gnm2.J5K5, whole genome shotgun sequence genome has a window encoding:
- the LOC112779653 gene encoding uncharacterized protein, which produces MPVSGHEETGVKSIAGQFSGLTAGVPIKKRRWFPLNRPSSPLTEEPCSLTEETDLQRKENSSNSQGSTLSNATAAGAPIKKRRFPSVQASSAPLEEGSFPEESDILRKEHSSTSQGSTLSTSTSGLSDINGIVFEDKKASTDLTHAKKVQTDSGLLRPKLEEPTIATQSSTLDVMDSKEKVKLNEGSDKKLGSQMIKGNPELLLAAKQSLALNIGADMSKQSVQDICKQEYAIVPDSTHLSLRLKDHEFPAVGSSEIHNSSKIEEVEPVSLELSLSKEEHTTQNSSSDAKINSDTPRVHSNRANWDLNTTMDAWEESGTDASSVKPSVDGMKASGGALDEKQFMCSTEMVLPTGVESVKQTLEESQRKSLIISSGPYGQHKLVLPRDLCLTTYPSKFAELSRVSVTLNPSNATPTVSSSSLIASGDVNASSFRSVKSEPFDENLKRNLKEANASSLDSVSVKQEIVQHSIVESSKSVPVGNTMLVDPKLVKPEPSHDGNDERPKASEGKTDRLDNELSQGSDICSSALAVPVPVTSEAAKVPAETVCPPMKPVCSADLKSCSAQLTTPENVVSHQENCTSTTEVNVQEVSPGAFAVQVPSETDMKPIVDNGTEHTDASTKDSLITKEENADNRDGCRVKLMNEPTPHPRDRGDSCVSDEEKITLSTDMMEDDPYGSDYDSDDNRAVNVPVDTEQYAEDDDYEDGEVREPLQQSTAQDTICEVREVEHPDSNNFGNRQMEEGGVIGDCPTLSHAVEDDKTAVTHGEVKVGEDGVDIEMLERSAKVVDKIVCMQESVDNEKPNIASDGKQLVNLLQTKPLDLSDRQNASKTVEMELCSFQGTANNGEEAVQCANEVVKTADTVRQIDLDLPKMEVFANADDAGKDVNNGGNQGRIIDLSRAASSSSPSKTRSMSGRSLPSRGGRDVLSDTLDGDKLPRVRDDVYIDAPRKFSRERHQDISPRNSRMNFVRGRGRVNNRMDTLRGDWESDREFSGEFYNGPGQFRGPRKYASAIADSDMEFNNVAPDGSYVGHGRMGRKPLNDGSYIPPRRRSPGGRDGIQMGHRIPRNISPSRCIGGDGSEMVGMRHSEKFMRGFPDDTIDSMFTRPQPFDGLDGRFTRGNRNFSSMQRRGLPRMRSKSPIRSRSRSPGPWSSPRRRSPRRRSPDGFGGHPELGHRRSPLYRVDRMRSPERPVFGERVVRRHGSPSYMSRPSNDIRDIDSARDHGHPRSVMSNRSPSGRILVRNRRFDVVDPRDRADNDDDFFGGPMHSGRILELNNEGNGEERRRFGERRGPDRSFRPPYNGNVNENFHLNAEEGPRHYRFCSEDSDFHERGNAMRERDFDRRIKGRPGNVPPPRRTRNMDEQEDNFRHGGGQVWSDDSFDDISRVKRKRF; this is translated from the exons ATGCCTGTTTCAGGACATGAAGAG ACTGGGGTAAAATCCATTGCTGGGCAATTTAGTGGTTTAACTGCAGGTGTACCGATCAAGAAAAGGAGGTGGTTCCCTTTGAATCGGCCTTCATCGCCACTGACTGAAGAACCATGTTCTCTTACTGAAGAAACTGATTTGCAACGAAAAGAAAACTCGAGCAATTCCCAAGGATCTACTCTTTCGAACGCAACCGCCGCAGGGGCACCAATCAAGAAAAGGAGGTTTCCTTCTGTTCAAGCTTCGTCAGCTCCTCTGGAAGAGGGTTCGTTTCCAGAAGAAAGTGATATCTTGCGAAAGGAACATTCAAGCACATCACAGGGTTCAACTCTTTCTACCAGTACATCTGGATTATCTGATATTAATGGAATTGTCTTTGAAGACAAGAAAGCAAGTACTGATCTCACTCATGCTAAGAAGGTGCAAACCGATTCTGGCCTCCTTAGGCCCAAACTTGAGGAACCGACTATTGCAACTCAATCAAGTACTTTGGATGTCATGGATAGCAAAGAGAAGGTGAAACTTAATGAAGGTTCTGATAAGAAATTGGGATCCCAGATGATTAAGGGAAATCCTGAACTCTTGTTGGCTGCAAAGCAAAGTCTAGCACTTAACATTGGAGCAGATATGAGCAAACAGAGTGTCCAAGACATATGTAAACAAGAGTATGCTATAGTTCCGGATAGTACTCATTTATCTTTAAGGTTAAAGGATCATGAGTTTCCAGCCGTTGGAAGTTCTGAAATTCACAACAGCAGTAAAATTGAGGAAGTGGAACCCGTCTCATTGGAGTTGTCTCTAAGCAAGGAAGAACACACTACTCAAAATTCAAGTAGTGATGCTAAAATTAACAGTGACACACCTCGTGTTCATTCCAACAGGGCAAACTGGGATCTGAATACTACAATGGATGCATGGGAAGAATCTGGGACTGATGCAAGTTCAGTTAAACCTTCTGTTGATGGGATGAAAGCTTCTGGTGGTGCCCTTGATGAAAAACAATTCATGTGCTCAACTGAAATGGTGCTACCAACAGGTGTTGAGTCTGTAAAGCAAACACTTGAAGAGAGTCAAAGGAAGTCTTTAATTATTTCTTCTGGTCCGTATGGACAGCATAAATTGGTCCTCCCACGGGATCTCTGTCTTACAACTTATCCTTCAAAATTTGCTGAGCTCTCTAGAGTATCTGTTACATTAAATCCAAGCAATGCTACTCCAACTGTGAGCTCGTCAAGTTTGATAGCTTCTGGTGATGTGAATGCTTCTAGTTTTAGGTCGGTAAAATCAGAACCATTTGATGAGAACTTGAAAAGGAATTTAAAGGAAGCTAATGCCAGTTCATTAGATAGTGTTTCCGTTAAACAAGAAATTGTTCAGCATTCCATTGTTGAGTCTTCTAAGTCTGTGCCTGTTGGCAATACAATGTTAGTTGATCCGAAGCTTGTTAAACCTGAACCCAGTCATGATGGTAATGATGAAAGACCAAAGGCATCAGAGGGTAAAACAGATCGGTTGGATAATGAGTTGTCTCAAGGGTCAGATATTTGTTCTTCAGCTCTGGCAGTGCCAGTGCCAGTCACTTCCGAGGCAGCAAAAGTTCCTGCAGAGACAGTTTGTCCTCCAATGAAACCTGTCTGCTCAGCAGACTTGAAATCTTGTTCAGCGCAGTTGACTACCCCCGAAAATGTAGTTAGCCACCAAGAAAATTGTACTTCTACCACTGAAGTTAATGTTCAGGAAGTATCTCCTGGTGCTTTTGCCGTGCAGGTTCCTTCAGAAACAGATATGAAACCTATAGTTGATAATGGTACAGAACACACTGATGCTAGCACGAAGGATTCATTAATAACCAAAGAAGAAAATGCTGATAATCGTGATGGTTGCAGAGTGAAACTCATGAATGAGCCTACACCCCATCCACGAGACAGGGGTGATAGTTGTGTAAGTGATGAAGAAAAGATAACCTTATCAACCGATATGATGGAGGATGATCCTTACGGTTCTGATTATGATTCTGATGACAACCGTGCTGTGAATGTTCCTGTTGATACTGAACAGTACGCTGaagatgatgattatgaagatgGTGAGGTCCGAGAACCTCTGCAGCAATCCACTGCCCAAGACACCATATGCGAGGTAAGAGAAGTAGAACATCCTGACTCTAATAATTTTGGAAATAGACAGATGGAGGAAGGGGGTGTGATTGGTGATTGTCCTACCTTATCTCATGCTGTGGAGGATGACAAGACAGCTGTAACCCATGGTGAGGTAAAGGTTGGTGAAGATGGGGTGGACATTGAAATGCTTGAGAGGTCAGCTAAGGTCGTTGATAAAATTGTGTGCATGCAAGAGTCGGTGGATAATGAAAAGCCAAATATTGCCTCTGATGGGAAGCAACTGGTTAACCTTTTGCAAACGAAACCGCTAGATCTTTCAGATAGGCAAAATGCATCTAAAACTGTGGAGATGGAATTATGCTCCTTCCAAGGTACTGCAAACAATGGGGAAGAAGCTGTTCAGTGTGCCAATGAGGTTGTAAAGACAGCTGACACTGTTAGACAAATTGACTTAGATTTGCCAAAGATGGAAGTGTTTGCAAATGCTGATGATGCAGGCAAAGATGTTAATAATGGTGGTAACCAAGGAAGAATCATAGATCTCTCCCGAGCTGCTAGCTCTTCATCCCCTAGTAAAACTAGGTCTATGTCAGGAAGGTCATTGCCATCACGGGGAGGTAGAGATGTATTATCCGACACCCTGGATGGTGACAAGCTACCACGAGTAAG AGATGATGTTTATATTGATGCACCTCGCAAATTCTCTAGAGAAAGACACCAAGATATATCCCCTAGAAATTCTAGAATGAATTTTGTGCGCGGTAGAGGAAGGGTTAATAATCGAATGGACACACTCCGTGGGGATTGGGAATCTGACCGGGAATTTTCTGGTGAGTTCTACAATGGTCCAGGTCAGTTCCGTGGCCCCAGAAAATATGCATCTGCTATTGCCGATAGTGATATGGAGTTCAATAATGTTGCTCCTGATGGCTCGTATGTTGGTCATGGTCGGAtgggaagaaaaccattgaatgATGGTTCATATATTCCGCCAAGGAGGCGCTCTCCTGGAGGAAGAGATGGCATCCAAATGGGTCATAGAATACCAAGAAACATTAGTCCAAGTAGGTGCATTGGAGGTGATGGTTCAGAGATGGTTGGCATGAGGCACAGTGAGAAATTTATGAGAGGTTTCCCTGATGACACTATAGATTCTATGTTCACACGTCCGCAACCGTTTGATGGACTGGATGGTCGGTTTACTAGAGGGAATAGGAACTTCTCTTCAATGCAGAGAAGGGGTCTTCCACGGATGCGTTCCAAGTCTCCCATCAGATCAAGGAGTCGCTCACCTGGTCCATGGTCTTCTCCAAGGAGGAGGTCTCCTAGAAGAAGATCCCCGGATGGGTTTGGTGGGCATCCAGAATTAGGCCACAGAAGATCTCCATTATACAGGGTTGACAGGATGAGGTCCCCTGAGCGCCCTGTTTTTGGTGAGAGAGTGGTGCGTAGGCATGGTTCCCCATCCTACATGTCGAGACCTTCTAATGACATTAGGGACATTGATTCTGCAAGAGATCATGGTCATCCGAGGTCTGTCATGTCCAACAGGAGTCCGTCTGGCCGGATTTTAGTTAGGAACCGGAGATTTGATGTTGTGGATCCCCGCGATCGTGCAGACAATGATGACGACTTCTTTGGGGGTCCTATGCATTCTGGTAGGATACTTGAGCTTAACAATGAAGGAAATGGTGAGGAGAGGAGGAGGTTTGGTGAGAGACGAGGACCTGATCGTTCTTTCAGGCCACCTTACAATGGTAATGTTAATGAGAACTTTCACCTTAATGCTGAGGAGGGGCCTAGACATTATAGATTCTGTTCTGAAGACTCGGACTTTCATGAAAGAGGCAACGccatgagggaaagagacttcgACAGAAGAATTAAGGGGCGGCCAGGAAATGTGCCGCCACCTAGAAGAACAAGAAACATGGATGAGCAGGAAGATAACTTCAGGCATGGTGGTGGACAGGTTTGGAGTGATGATAGTTTTGACGACATATCACGAGTAAAGAGGAAAAGATTTTGA